Proteins from a single region of Oryza brachyantha chromosome 6, ObraRS2, whole genome shotgun sequence:
- the LOC102705262 gene encoding uncharacterized protein LOC102705262 — MASQLVEDHRSGAEVHTGHELCERKARELLAELGLPDGLLPLPSLQEVGYNRAAGFVWLRQAQSGGVTHTFDTIGKQVWYAGEVTAFVEPGRMHSLAGVKSKELLIWVTISEIVLSPSGTKIVFRTPAGLGRALPVTAFQLNPAPDADKTTGDDAAAAAAAAN; from the coding sequence atggcgtcgcAGCTGGTCGAGGACCACCGCTCCGGCGCGGAGGTGCACACCGGGCACGAGCTCTGCGAGCGGAAGGCCCGCGAGCTGCTGGCCGAGCTCGGCCTCCCCGACGGGCTCCTCCCGCTGCCGTCGCTCCAGGAGGTCGGCTACAACCGCGCCGCCGGGTTCGTCTGGCTCCGGCAGGCGCAGTCCGGCGGGGTGACCCACACCTTCGACACCATCGGGAAGCAGGTCTGGTACGCCGGCGAGGTCACGGCGTTCGTGGAGCCCGGGCGGATGCACAGCCTCGCCGGGGTGAAGAGCAAGGAGCTGCTCATCTGGGTCACCATCTCGGAGATCGTCCTCAGCCCCTCCGGCACCAAGATCGTCTTCCGCACCCCCGCGGGCCTCGGCCGCGCCCTCCCCGTCACCGCCTTCCAGCTCAACCCGGCGCCGGATGCGGACAAGACGACCGGAGAcgacgcagccgccgccgccgccgccgccaactgA
- the LOC102704988 gene encoding putative disease resistance protein RGA3: MGELLLSTSVNSVVRRVASFTGEYAISGIKSTCNVYKELGKLEKTLSAISAVLKDAERKQSTSNAIKEWLDNLKDVVYDIDDVMDTVATDVLEDDEACNCLSGINKFIIHPIQWSVKIKQVREKLDEISTNGRDYRLTEETNIDRQCSRGNVRETHSFIKESDIFGRETAKKEILDFILGAEFFYHLFAVPFVGPGGIGKTALAKLVFNDSRVDEYFDMKLWVCASDVFDLKRVLHDILESGTGEIHTGLNLEVLQNKVCGLLRERRFLLVLDDMWSENISEWEELKNLLSICKTGSVVIVTTRSPKVAYMVQTLAPYLVTELPHDECMEIFNHYAFRGQEENYPELVEIGNSIVEKCGGFPLAAKTLGCMLFDNRDIREWMHIVEDNMWNLEQHSGDILPALKLSYQVLPSHLKACFSSLSIFPKSYKLNRHFLIRYWMALGLLDTTTGESKEVVAERYFYELVGRNLFQDFRIVYDGTINTCKMHDLVNNLANLVSKRDHAIISCEKDRVTRNARHIVWEHGYFSPELKFPRELRKANKARLFASIGNIGTVSKAFIKDLLSTFTLLRVLIFSEVEFEELPDSIGNLKHLRYLDLQWNTKLKSVPTSLSKLVNLQMLHIGMCMQLEELPEDIHGLVNLSFLFLTSKQKLLPKAGLRSWTSLTTLNLG, from the coding sequence ATGGGTGAGTTGCTTCTATCAACCTCTGTGAATTCAGTTGTTAGAAGGGTTGCTTCCTTTACTGGTGAATATGCCATAAGTGGGATCAAGTCAACATGTAATGTTTATAAAGAATTAGGGAAGCTGGAAAAAACACTAAGTGCAATCTCTGCTGTCCTTAAAGATGCTGAGAGAAAACAATCTACTTCAAATGCCATTAAGGAGTGGCTGGACAATCTCAAGGATGTTGTCTATGATATTGATGATGTAATGGATACTGTAGCAACTGATGTTTTGGAGGATGATGAGGCTTGCAATTGTTTATCAGGGATCAATAAGTTCATTATTCATCCTATCCAGTGGAGtgtgaaaataaaacaagttaGAGAAAAACTTGATGAAATATCAACTAATGGAAGAGACTATAGATTAACAGAGGAAACAAATATAGACAGACAATGCTCACGTGGTAACGTTAGGGAAACACactcatttattaaagaatCAGATATTTTTGGAAGAGAAACtgctaaaaaagaaattttggaCTTTATACTGGGagctgaatttttttatcatttatttgcgGTTCCTTTTGTTGGTCCAGGGGGGATAGGAAAAACTGCACTGGCAAAATTAGTGTTCAATGATAGCAGAGTTGATGAATATTTCGACATGAAGTTATGGGTATGCGCCTCTGATGTATTTGATCTTAAAAGAGTATTGCATGACATTCTAGAATCTGGCACTGGTGAAATCCATACAGGGTTAAATCTTGAAGTGCTACAGAACAAGGTGTGTGGTCTTTTAAGGGAACGAAGATTCCTCCTAGTACTAGATGACATGTGGAGCGAGAATATTAGTGAATGGGAGGAATTGAAAAATTTGTTATCTATTTGTAAAACTGGAAGTGTGGTTATAGTCACCACACGTAGTCCCAAGGTTGCGTACATGGTGCAGACATTGGCACCATATTTGGTAACAGAGCTGCCACATGATGAATGTATGGAGATATTTAATCACTATGCATTTAGAGGCCAGGAGGAAAATTATCCAGAGTTGGTTGAAATTGGAAATTCCATTGTTGAAAAATGCGGTGGTTTTCCATTAGCAGCTAAGACATTGGGATGCATGCTATTTGATAATCGGGATATTAGAGAATGGATGCACATTGTGGAAGATAATATGTGGAATCTTGAACAACATAGTGGTGATATCCTACCTGCATTGAAATTAAGTTACCAAGTGCTTCCGTCTCATCTGAAAGCATGTTTCTCTAGCTTGTCTATATTCCCAAAATCTTACAAGCTTAACAGACACTTTTTAATCAGGTACTGGATGGCTTTAGGGTTATTGGATACAACAACCGGCGAAAGCAAGGAAGTAGTAGCAGAACGATACTTCTATGAACTTGTAGGGAGAAATCTTTTCCAAGACTTCCGCATTGTTTATGATGGCACCATTAATACTTGCAAAATGCATGATCTTGTGAATAATCTTGCAAACTTAGTATCGAAAAGAGATCATGCTATTATAAGCTGTGAAAAGGATAGAGTCACTAGAAATGCTAGGCATATAGTCTGGGAACATGGTTACTTCTCACCGGAGCTCAAATTTCCTAGGGAGCTGAGAAAAGCAAACAAGGCTAGATTATTTGCAAGCATTGGCAATATCGGAACTGTGAGTAAAGCTTTTATTAAAGATCTATTATCAACTTTTACCCTTTTACGAGTGTTGATATTTTCAGAGGTTGAGTTTGAAGAATTACCTGATTCAATTGGAAATTTGAAGCACCTAAGGTATCTAGACCTTCAATGGAATACTAAACTAAAATCAGTACCAACTTCTCTTTCAAAGCTAGTGAACCTGCAGATGCTTCATATTGGAATGTGTATGCAATTAGAGGAGTTGCCAGAAGATATTCATGGACTTGTGAACCTTAGTTTTTTGTTCCTCACGTCAAAGCAAAAGCTTTTACCGAAAGCTGGACTTCGTAGCTGGACATCTCTGACGACTCTAAATCTGGGATAG